One Bradyrhizobium zhanjiangense DNA segment encodes these proteins:
- the sufD gene encoding Fe-S cluster assembly protein SufD — MKQVLVKADAGRAMGNVFAAARGRLPGAGPVLQIRARAFEVYERTGLPHRRMEDWKYTDLRALISEVLPLAPRPDAEALVRAKVSVKQVAADQAVKLVLVDGIFAPELSDLGGLGNEVVVRSLREVLENSATGAMAGLVLSTTSDSAISLNAAMATDGLVITVADGHAVERPIQIVHVATGLSVSTFTRCYLQLGKGAHADIVESFVPAERASGYQANDAIIALVGDEASLSYIRVAAAASDAVNISSAIIAVGARAKLDLFSMTCSGSISRYQGFITLAGEGTKLSANGANLIRDKLHADTTIVVDHAMPHCTSGEKFRAVVDDCGRSVFQGRIIVRPAARKTDATLTTRALLLSDKAEVDNKPELEILADDVTCRHGATSGALDDTLVFYLRARGLSEKDAQMLLIKAFLGESIEEITSENLRDFVTAQAEHWLQAGR, encoded by the coding sequence ATGAAGCAGGTTTTGGTCAAAGCCGACGCCGGACGCGCAATGGGCAATGTTTTCGCTGCGGCGCGTGGACGGCTGCCTGGTGCAGGCCCTGTCCTCCAAATCCGGGCGAGGGCATTCGAGGTCTACGAGCGTACCGGCCTCCCGCATCGGCGCATGGAGGATTGGAAATACACAGATCTGCGCGCCCTGATCAGCGAGGTGCTGCCACTCGCTCCGCGGCCGGATGCTGAGGCGCTGGTGCGCGCAAAGGTCTCGGTCAAGCAAGTGGCTGCCGATCAGGCGGTCAAACTGGTTTTGGTGGATGGCATATTCGCGCCGGAGCTATCCGATCTCGGCGGGCTCGGAAACGAAGTCGTTGTGCGGTCGCTGCGAGAGGTTCTGGAGAATTCGGCCACTGGGGCCATGGCCGGTCTGGTGCTGTCGACGACGAGCGATTCAGCGATTTCGCTCAATGCCGCAATGGCGACAGATGGCCTGGTGATTACGGTCGCCGACGGCCATGCGGTGGAGCGTCCAATTCAAATCGTTCACGTCGCAACCGGGCTGTCGGTGTCCACCTTTACACGCTGCTATCTGCAGCTCGGTAAAGGAGCGCATGCGGACATCGTGGAAAGTTTCGTCCCGGCTGAACGCGCGAGCGGCTATCAAGCCAACGATGCGATAATCGCCCTGGTTGGTGACGAGGCGAGCCTTTCGTATATCCGCGTGGCAGCTGCTGCCTCTGACGCCGTAAACATCTCGTCGGCGATCATCGCAGTCGGCGCCAGGGCTAAGCTCGACCTCTTCAGTATGACCTGCAGCGGCTCCATCAGCCGCTATCAGGGATTCATCACGCTAGCCGGCGAGGGAACCAAGCTCTCGGCGAATGGGGCTAATCTCATCAGGGACAAGCTCCACGCGGACACAACGATCGTGGTCGACCACGCCATGCCACATTGCACCAGTGGGGAGAAGTTCCGCGCGGTCGTAGACGATTGCGGTCGCTCGGTGTTTCAGGGCCGAATTATCGTTCGTCCCGCCGCCCGGAAAACGGACGCCACCCTGACGACGCGAGCGTTGCTCCTATCCGACAAGGCCGAGGTCGACAATAAGCCGGAGCTCGAAATCTTGGCTGACGACGTGACCTGCCGCCACGGAGCGACATCGGGTGCGCTGGACGACACTCTCGTATTCTATCTGCGCGCTCGGGGGCTATCAGAGAAGGATGCGCAGATGTTGCTGATTAAAGCGTTCCTTGGCGAGTCGATTGAGGAGATCACTTCCGAGAATCTGCGCGATTTTGTGACGGCGCAAGCTGAACACTGGCTGCAGGCGGGCCGATGA
- a CDS encoding cysteine desulfurase has protein sequence MSAHPAVSNGIYEVNRLRTDFPALAMTVYGKPLVYLDNAASAQKPNAVLDRMMQVYSSEYANVHRGLHYLANAATEAYEDARTKVARFVNAHLNEEIIFTRSATEAINLVAQTFGRERISAGDEIVLSIMEHHSNIVPWHLLRERHGAVIKWAPVDDDGNFLLDDFERLLTPRTKMVAITQMSNVLGTVLPVKDVVRIAHARGIPVLVDGSQGCVHLSADVCDIDCDFYVMTGHKLYGPTGIGVLYGKSEHLAWMPPFNGGGEMIREVSRSGVIYGDPPHRFEAGTPPIVEAIGLGAAIDYINSIGKVQIRRHESVLLAYAQERLADINFVRMIGTPAEQGPIISFDMKGAHAHDIATVVDRAGVAMRAGAHCAMPLLKRFGVLATCRASLGLYNTREEIDVLVRALIKARQLFS, from the coding sequence ATGAGCGCACATCCCGCCGTGAGCAATGGCATTTATGAGGTCAACCGTCTGCGTACAGACTTTCCTGCGCTCGCCATGACGGTGTACGGCAAGCCGCTTGTTTACCTCGATAACGCTGCATCCGCGCAAAAACCCAACGCGGTGCTTGACCGTATGATGCAGGTGTACTCCAGCGAATATGCCAACGTTCATCGCGGCTTGCACTACCTCGCTAACGCGGCGACGGAGGCGTATGAAGACGCCCGTACCAAGGTGGCGCGGTTTGTGAACGCGCATTTAAACGAAGAGATCATCTTCACCCGGAGCGCCACGGAGGCAATCAATCTGGTGGCCCAGACTTTTGGCCGTGAACGCATTAGCGCGGGTGATGAGATCGTTCTCTCGATTATGGAACACCACTCCAACATTGTGCCATGGCACCTTCTCAGGGAACGACACGGTGCAGTGATCAAATGGGCCCCAGTGGATGATGACGGAAACTTTTTGCTCGATGATTTTGAGCGACTGCTGACCCCGCGCACCAAGATGGTTGCAATCACACAAATGTCGAACGTGCTCGGCACGGTGTTGCCGGTGAAAGACGTGGTGAGGATCGCGCATGCTCGTGGTATCCCGGTGCTGGTCGACGGCTCGCAAGGATGCGTCCATCTGAGCGCCGACGTCTGCGACATTGATTGCGATTTCTACGTCATGACGGGCCACAAACTCTATGGTCCGACGGGGATCGGTGTGCTTTACGGCAAGTCTGAGCATCTGGCATGGATGCCGCCCTTCAATGGCGGCGGGGAGATGATCCGCGAGGTCTCGCGTTCCGGCGTCATTTATGGTGATCCGCCACATCGCTTCGAAGCGGGTACGCCGCCGATCGTCGAAGCCATCGGTTTAGGGGCGGCTATCGATTACATCAATTCAATAGGCAAAGTGCAGATCCGCAGGCACGAGAGCGTACTGCTCGCTTACGCGCAGGAGAGGCTGGCGGACATCAACTTCGTGCGCATGATCGGGACCCCGGCCGAGCAGGGGCCGATCATTTCCTTTGATATGAAGGGTGCGCATGCCCATGATATTGCCACGGTCGTCGACCGCGCTGGTGTAGCGATGCGGGCGGGGGCCCATTGTGCGATGCCGCTGCTCAAGCGCTTCGGCGTGCTGGCGACGTGCCGTGCGTCACTCGGACTTTACAATACACGTGAAGAGATTGATGTGCTCGTGCGTGCGCTTATCAAGGCGCGGCAGCTGTTCTCGTGA
- a CDS encoding NifX-associated nitrogen fixation protein — protein MTAKIEQQGNAADAPFLMELIKVWRAQDTSGVWEAKSDLDLLELYILDKEKRRALPIIGDPDPDTLWRLKLFFDAVALSIERETGAMTQPILDLHHEGFARMVLISGRLIAVNKQLRDVHRFGFDNLVKLAQQGDKCVSDGIDLIRKFPEVANYWGYS, from the coding sequence ATGACCGCAAAAATAGAGCAGCAGGGGAACGCCGCCGACGCGCCGTTCCTCATGGAGTTGATCAAGGTTTGGCGTGCTCAGGACACCAGCGGAGTCTGGGAGGCGAAGAGCGATCTCGATCTGCTCGAACTCTATATTCTGGACAAGGAGAAACGGCGCGCATTGCCGATTATCGGTGATCCTGATCCCGATACGCTGTGGCGGCTTAAGCTGTTCTTCGATGCGGTCGCGCTCTCGATCGAGAGGGAGACCGGCGCGATGACCCAGCCGATTCTGGATCTGCATCATGAAGGCTTCGCCCGCATGGTGCTCATCTCAGGCCGTCTGATCGCCGTGAACAAGCAGCTGCGCGATGTGCATCGCTTCGGATTCGATAATTTGGTAAAGCTCGCGCAGCAGGGCGACAAATGTGTCAGCGACGGAATCGACTTGATTCGGAAATTTCCGGAAGTGGCGAACTATTGGGGATATTCATGA
- the nifX gene encoding nitrogen fixation protein NifX → MKIAFATQDLKRVDAHFGWAKNIAIYDVTPGGHVFLKAVEFEGDLKEDGNDDKLAPKIEAIKDCAILYVAAIGGAGAARVVANKIHPIKVNKPESILVLLEKLQRVLKGTPPPWLRKAMAKDRRRTFEFDE, encoded by the coding sequence ATGAAGATCGCGTTTGCCACTCAGGACCTGAAACGCGTCGATGCCCATTTTGGTTGGGCAAAGAATATCGCAATCTACGATGTCACGCCTGGCGGCCACGTGTTTCTCAAAGCGGTTGAGTTTGAGGGCGATCTTAAGGAAGACGGTAATGACGACAAGTTGGCGCCGAAGATCGAAGCAATCAAGGATTGCGCAATCCTTTACGTCGCCGCCATTGGCGGTGCTGGGGCTGCGCGAGTGGTGGCCAACAAGATCCATCCTATCAAGGTGAACAAGCCAGAAAGCATTCTGGTGTTGCTCGAAAAACTTCAGCGCGTACTGAAGGGCACGCCACCTCCCTGGCTCCGCAAGGCCATGGCAAAAGACCGACGGCGAACCTTCGAGTTCGACGAATGA
- the sufC gene encoding Fe-S cluster assembly ATPase SufC: MALLEIRDLHVGVEDREIIRGLHLSVHAGEVHAIMGPNGSGKSTLSHVIAGKPGYEITGGQILFRGQNLLQMEPNERAAKGVFLAFQYPVEIPGVTTMNFLRAALNAQRKARDQQEFSTPEFLKRVREVAGSLNIPRDMIKRGVNVGFSGGEKKRNEILQMALFEPSLCVLDEIDSGLDIDALRIVASGINALRSPERAMIVITHYRRLLEHIVPDIVHVMSKGRVMKSGGKELALELEACGYSQFEDAA; the protein is encoded by the coding sequence ATGGCGCTACTCGAAATCCGAGATTTGCATGTTGGTGTCGAAGACCGCGAAATCATTCGCGGCCTGCATCTTAGCGTCCATGCCGGTGAAGTGCACGCGATCATGGGGCCGAACGGTTCCGGCAAATCGACGCTCTCGCACGTCATCGCCGGCAAGCCGGGCTATGAGATCACCGGCGGACAAATCCTGTTCAGGGGCCAGAACCTCTTGCAGATGGAGCCAAATGAACGTGCCGCCAAGGGCGTGTTCCTGGCGTTCCAGTATCCAGTCGAGATCCCCGGCGTGACCACCATGAACTTCCTGCGGGCGGCACTGAACGCCCAGCGCAAGGCGCGCGACCAACAGGAATTCTCCACCCCCGAATTTCTGAAAAGAGTCCGCGAGGTGGCCGGTTCGCTCAACATTCCCCGGGACATGATCAAGCGCGGCGTCAATGTCGGCTTCTCCGGCGGCGAGAAGAAGCGCAACGAAATTTTGCAGATGGCGTTGTTCGAGCCGAGTCTGTGCGTCCTTGACGAGATCGACTCCGGCCTCGATATCGACGCGCTGCGTATCGTCGCCAGCGGCATTAACGCCTTACGTTCGCCGGAACGAGCGATGATCGTGATCACCCACTATCGGCGGCTTCTCGAGCATATCGTGCCGGACATTGTGCACGTGATGTCGAAAGGGCGGGTCATGAAGAGCGGCGGCAAGGAACTCGCGCTGGAGCTCGAGGCTTGTGGCTACTCCCAGTTCGAAGACGCGGCCTGA
- the nifD gene encoding nitrogenase molybdenum-iron protein alpha chain: MSLATTQSIAEIRARNKELIEEVLKVYPEKTAKRRAKHLNVHQAGKSDCGVKSNIKSIPGVMTIRGCAYAGSKGVVWGPIKDMVHISHGPVGCGQYSWGSRRNYYVGTTGIDSFVTLQFTSDFQEKDIVFGGDKKLVKILDEIQELFPLNNGITIQSECPIGLIGDDIEAVSRAKSKEYGGKTIVPVRCEGFRGVSQSLGHHIANDAVRDWIFDQLEPDGKSKFEPTPYDVAIIGDYNIGGDAWSSRILLEEMGLRVIAQWSGDGSLAELEATPKAKLNILHCYRSMNYISRHMEEKFGIPWCEYNFFGPSKIAESLRKIAGYFDDKIKEGAERVIEKYQPLVNAVIAKYRPRLEGKTVMLYVGGLRPRHVIGAYEDLGMEVIGTGYEFGHNDDYQRTAQHYVKDSTLIYDDVNGYEFERFVEKLQPDLVGSGIKEKYVFQKMGVPFRQMHSWDYSGPYHGYDGFAIFARDMDMAVNSPVWKKTKAPWKEASRAKLLAAE, from the coding sequence ATGAGTCTCGCTACGACCCAGAGCATCGCAGAAATCAGGGCTCGCAACAAAGAGCTGATCGAGGAGGTGCTGAAGGTCTATCCGGAGAAAACCGCGAAAAGGCGTGCCAAGCACCTCAACGTTCATCAAGCCGGCAAGTCAGACTGCGGGGTGAAGTCCAACATCAAATCCATACCTGGCGTGATGACGATCAGAGGCTGCGCCTATGCAGGGTCAAAGGGGGTGGTCTGGGGACCGATCAAGGACATGGTCCATATCAGCCATGGCCCGGTCGGCTGCGGTCAGTATTCGTGGGGCTCGCGACGCAACTATTACGTTGGCACGACGGGCATCGATAGCTTTGTGACCCTGCAGTTCACCTCCGACTTCCAGGAAAAGGATATCGTATTCGGTGGCGACAAAAAGCTGGTCAAAATTCTTGACGAAATCCAGGAGCTGTTTCCACTCAACAACGGCATCACGATCCAATCGGAATGCCCGATCGGCTTGATCGGTGACGACATCGAGGCCGTGTCAAGAGCGAAATCCAAGGAATATGGCGGCAAGACCATCGTGCCGGTCCGTTGTGAGGGCTTTCGGGGCGTGTCGCAGTCACTAGGCCACCACATTGCCAACGACGCGGTGCGGGATTGGATTTTCGACCAGCTCGAGCCCGACGGAAAATCAAAGTTCGAGCCGACGCCGTACGATGTTGCGATCATCGGAGACTACAATATCGGCGGCGACGCCTGGTCATCACGAATTCTGCTGGAGGAGATGGGCCTGCGGGTGATCGCGCAGTGGTCCGGCGACGGTTCACTGGCTGAGCTCGAGGCAACGCCGAAGGCAAAGCTCAACATTCTGCATTGCTACCGTTCCATGAACTACATCTCACGCCACATGGAAGAGAAGTTCGGTATTCCGTGGTGCGAGTACAACTTCTTCGGACCTTCAAAGATCGCAGAGTCGCTGCGCAAGATTGCGGGTTATTTCGACGACAAGATTAAGGAAGGTGCCGAGCGGGTGATTGAAAAGTACCAGCCTCTGGTGAACGCCGTGATCGCGAAATATCGTCCGCGCCTGGAGGGCAAGACGGTGATGCTGTACGTCGGCGGGCTCCGTCCGCGTCATGTGATTGGCGCATACGAGGACCTCGGGATGGAAGTCATTGGCACCGGATACGAGTTCGGTCACAACGACGACTATCAGCGCACAGCTCAGCACTACGTAAAGGACAGCACGCTCATCTACGATGACGTCAATGGCTACGAGTTTGAGCGCTTCGTCGAAAAGCTCCAGCCTGACCTTGTCGGCTCGGGCATCAAGGAAAAATACGTTTTCCAAAAGATGGGTGTGCCTTTCCGGCAGATGCACTCCTGGGACTATTCGGGTCCATATCACGGCTATGATGGCTTTGCGATCTTTGCGCGCGACATGGACATGGCCGTCAACTCGCCGGTCTGGAAGAAAACGAAGGCCCCTTGGAAAGAAGCTTCGAGGGCCAAGCTCCTGGCTGCAGAATAA
- the nifK gene encoding nitrogenase molybdenum-iron protein subunit beta, whose amino-acid sequence MAQSAEHVLDHLELFRGPEYQQMLAKKKIFENPRDPAEVERIKEWTKTAEYREKNFAREALAVNPAKACQPLGAVFASVGFEGTLPFVHGSQGCVAYYRSHLSRHFKEPSSCVSSSMTEDAAVFGGLNNMIDGLANSYNMYRPKMIAVSTTCMAEVIGDDLNAFIKTSKEKGSVPADFDVPFAHTPAFVGSHVTGYDNALKGILEHFWDGKAGTAPKLKRKPNGAINIIGGFDGYTVGNLREIKRILALMGVQHTILADNSEVFDTPTDGEFRMYDGGTTLEDAANAVHAKATISMQQWCTEKTLPFVAEHGQDVVSFNYPVGLSATDEFIVALSRISGKEIPEQLARERGRLVDAIADSSAHIHGKKFAIYGDPDLCYGLAAFLLELGAEPTHVLSTNGNKAWHEKMQSLLASSPFGQGCQAYPGRDLWHMRSLLFTEPVDFLIGNTYGKYLERDTGTPLIRIGFPVFDRHHHHRSPLWGYQGGLNVLVKILDKIFDEIDKKTNVLGKTDYSFDIIR is encoded by the coding sequence ATGGCGCAGAGTGCCGAACACGTGCTCGATCATCTCGAACTGTTCCGCGGTCCAGAATACCAGCAGATGCTGGCCAAGAAGAAGATATTCGAGAATCCTCGCGATCCCGCCGAGGTCGAACGTATCAAGGAATGGACGAAAACGGCCGAATATCGGGAAAAGAACTTTGCGCGGGAGGCGCTAGCGGTAAATCCGGCGAAGGCCTGCCAGCCGCTTGGCGCGGTATTCGCCTCTGTTGGCTTTGAGGGCACGCTGCCCTTCGTCCACGGCTCGCAAGGCTGTGTGGCCTACTACCGCAGCCATCTGTCGCGGCACTTCAAGGAGCCTTCTTCCTGCGTCTCTTCGTCGATGACGGAAGACGCTGCCGTATTCGGTGGCCTGAACAACATGATCGACGGGCTCGCGAACAGCTACAACATGTACAGACCCAAGATGATTGCGGTCTCCACGACCTGCATGGCCGAGGTGATCGGCGATGACCTCAACGCCTTCATCAAGACGTCGAAAGAAAAAGGCTCGGTTCCGGCGGACTTCGACGTGCCGTTCGCCCACACGCCGGCGTTCGTCGGCAGCCACGTCACCGGTTATGACAATGCGCTCAAGGGCATTCTGGAGCATTTTTGGGACGGCAAGGCCGGAACAGCGCCGAAGCTGAAGCGAAAGCCGAACGGGGCGATCAACATCATTGGGGGGTTCGATGGCTATACCGTCGGAAACCTTCGCGAGATCAAGCGCATCTTGGCGTTGATGGGCGTCCAGCACACGATTCTCGCCGATAATTCTGAAGTCTTCGATACTCCGACAGACGGCGAATTCCGGATGTATGACGGTGGCACGACGCTGGAAGATGCGGCCAACGCGGTTCACGCCAAGGCGACAATCTCGATGCAGCAGTGGTGCACCGAAAAAACGCTGCCATTCGTGGCTGAGCATGGCCAGGACGTCGTATCCTTCAACTACCCGGTGGGCTTGTCCGCAACAGATGAATTTATCGTCGCGCTGTCACGCATCAGCGGCAAGGAGATTCCCGAGCAACTCGCGCGAGAACGTGGCCGCCTGGTCGACGCCATCGCTGACTCCAGCGCGCATATCCATGGCAAGAAGTTCGCGATCTATGGCGATCCGGATCTTTGCTATGGGTTGGCTGCGTTTCTGCTCGAGCTCGGCGCCGAACCGACTCATGTGCTGTCTACCAACGGCAACAAGGCGTGGCACGAAAAAATGCAGTCGCTGCTTGCAAGCTCGCCATTTGGGCAGGGCTGCCAAGCCTATCCGGGCCGAGACCTCTGGCACATGCGCTCACTCCTGTTCACCGAGCCGGTCGATTTTCTGATTGGCAACACCTATGGCAAGTATCTGGAGCGCGATACTGGAACGCCACTGATCCGCATCGGCTTTCCGGTTTTTGATCGACATCACCATCACCGCTCCCCCCTATGGGGCTATCAGGGCGGCTTGAATGTGCTGGTGAAGATCCTGGACAAGATCTTCGATGAGATCGACAAGAAGACAAACGTTCTTGGCAAAACTGACTACAGTTTCGACATCATTCGTTGA
- the nifN gene encoding nitrogenase iron-molybdenum cofactor biosynthesis protein NifN, with the protein MAIVTAQTKACAVNPLKMSQPIGGAFAFMGLRGAMPLLHGSQGCTSFGLTLFVRHFKEAVPLQTTAMSEVATVLGGYENLEQAILNIYNRTKPKIIGICSTGVTETNGDDVDAYLKLIRSNHPQLAKLPLVYVSTPDFKGAFQDGWEKAVARIVEVLVEGSNADGLRDPSKVNVLPGSHLTPGDLDELRVILEDFGLCPSFLPDLAGSLDGHIPDEFTPTTIGGIGVDEIASMGRAGWTIAIGAQMQRAAEVMQGKTGVPFRVFERLCGLCPNDEFMTFLSEISGRPIPLKYRRQRSQLADAMLDAHFHIGGRKVAIGAEPDLLFDLSGMLHDMGAQVTAAVTTTQSGVIERIKTKEVLIGDLEDLEGLAKTKHCDLLITHSHGRQAAARLKVPFYRTGFPMFDRLGAGHQLSVGYRGTRNLIFDIANLVIAHREENDQPTPDKWRTAAGLPRYSGYRSPIGAAEGSIA; encoded by the coding sequence ATGGCCATCGTCACGGCGCAGACAAAAGCCTGCGCTGTCAACCCGCTGAAGATGAGCCAACCGATCGGCGGCGCATTCGCCTTCATGGGGCTGCGCGGTGCGATGCCGCTTCTGCACGGCTCCCAGGGGTGCACATCCTTCGGGCTCACGCTCTTTGTCCGGCATTTCAAAGAGGCAGTACCGCTGCAGACCACGGCGATGAGCGAGGTCGCGACCGTACTCGGCGGCTATGAGAATCTCGAGCAGGCGATACTGAACATCTATAACCGTACCAAGCCGAAGATCATCGGAATCTGCTCGACCGGTGTCACCGAGACCAACGGCGACGATGTGGATGCCTACCTCAAGCTAATCCGGAGCAATCATCCGCAACTCGCAAAGTTGCCACTGGTGTATGTCTCGACGCCTGATTTCAAGGGCGCGTTCCAGGACGGCTGGGAGAAGGCTGTGGCGCGCATTGTGGAGGTGCTGGTGGAAGGGTCCAACGCCGATGGCCTGCGGGATCCATCGAAGGTGAATGTTCTGCCGGGATCTCACCTCACGCCCGGTGATCTTGATGAACTCCGTGTCATACTGGAGGATTTCGGGCTGTGCCCGTCCTTCCTCCCTGATCTGGCGGGATCGCTCGATGGTCATATCCCCGATGAGTTTACGCCAACGACTATCGGCGGCATCGGCGTCGACGAAATTGCGAGCATGGGTCGCGCCGGGTGGACAATTGCGATCGGCGCGCAGATGCAGCGCGCGGCAGAGGTCATGCAGGGCAAGACCGGCGTGCCTTTTCGTGTCTTCGAGCGGCTGTGTGGCCTGTGCCCGAATGACGAGTTCATGACGTTCTTGAGCGAGATCAGCGGCCGCCCTATACCGTTGAAATATCGGCGCCAGCGCAGTCAGCTCGCCGATGCAATGCTGGACGCGCACTTCCATATTGGCGGCCGCAAAGTTGCGATCGGCGCTGAGCCAGACCTCCTGTTCGATCTGTCCGGCATGCTGCATGACATGGGCGCGCAGGTGACCGCGGCCGTGACGACCACTCAGTCGGGGGTGATCGAGCGGATCAAGACCAAGGAGGTACTCATTGGCGATCTCGAGGATCTGGAAGGGCTTGCCAAAACAAAGCATTGCGACCTGCTGATCACGCATTCGCATGGCAGGCAAGCGGCGGCTCGACTGAAAGTCCCGTTCTATCGTACGGGTTTTCCGATGTTCGATCGCCTTGGCGCGGGACACCAACTATCCGTGGGCTATCGTGGTACCCGCAATCTGATCTTCGACATCGCCAATCTCGTGATCGCGCACCGCGAGGAGAACGATCAGCCTACGCCCGATAAATGGAGGACTGCGGCCGGGCTGCCACGATACTCGGGGTATCGCAGTCCGATCGGCGCAGCTGAGGGGTCGATTGCATGA
- the nifE gene encoding nitrogenase iron-molybdenum cofactor biosynthesis protein NifE, whose protein sequence is MSSLAATVQNIFDEPGCAKNGSKSEAERKNGCTKQLQPGSAAGGCAFDGAKIALQPFTDVAHLVHGPIACEGNSWDNRGAASSGANLWRTAFTTDLSETDIVFGGEKRLCRAIKEIIDKCDPPAIFVYQTCIPAMIGDDINAVCKAASQRLAKPVIPINSPGFVGSKNLGNKLAGEALLEYVIGTQEPDYTTPYDINLIGEYNLSGELWQVKPLLDELGIRILACISGDGKYREVASSHRARAAMLVCSKSMINVARKMEQRYGIPFFEGSFYGIQDSSESLRQLARLLVERGAPTDLLGRTEAVIAREEAWAWAAIEPYKPRFEGKKALLITGGVKSWSVVAALQEAGLELVGTSVKKSTRKDKERIKELMGQDAHMIEDMTPREMYKMLKDAKADIMLSGGKSQFVALKAAMPWLDINQERCHAYMGYVGMVKLVEEIDKSLSSPMWEQLRRPAPWEALAKAMEQMQSSAAAIACDPALAETARRARKICVCNTVDLGTIEDAIYAHGLRSVAAVREHTNAVGGCCQRRIEGILLSAPPAMRQAAE, encoded by the coding sequence ATGAGTTCACTAGCGGCCACGGTCCAGAATATTTTCGACGAGCCGGGCTGCGCCAAGAACGGCAGTAAGTCGGAGGCTGAACGCAAGAACGGCTGCACCAAACAGCTGCAGCCGGGTAGCGCTGCCGGCGGCTGCGCTTTCGATGGCGCCAAGATTGCGTTGCAGCCGTTCACCGACGTCGCTCACTTGGTGCATGGTCCGATCGCGTGCGAAGGTAATTCCTGGGACAATCGCGGCGCGGCGTCGTCCGGCGCGAACCTGTGGCGCACCGCATTCACAACCGATTTGAGCGAAACCGATATTGTATTCGGAGGCGAGAAGCGGCTCTGCAGAGCGATCAAGGAGATCATCGACAAATGCGACCCGCCCGCCATCTTCGTCTATCAAACCTGCATCCCGGCGATGATCGGCGACGACATCAACGCCGTCTGTAAGGCAGCATCTCAAAGGTTAGCAAAGCCGGTGATCCCGATCAATTCGCCGGGCTTCGTCGGCTCGAAGAACCTCGGTAACAAGCTCGCCGGCGAGGCCTTGCTCGAATATGTGATCGGGACGCAAGAACCGGACTATACCACGCCGTACGACATCAACCTGATCGGGGAATACAACCTTTCGGGAGAGCTCTGGCAAGTGAAGCCATTGCTAGACGAGCTTGGGATACGGATTCTCGCCTGCATCTCCGGCGATGGCAAATATCGCGAAGTCGCGTCATCTCATCGCGCGCGGGCGGCGATGTTGGTGTGCTCAAAGTCCATGATCAACGTCGCACGCAAGATGGAGCAACGCTACGGGATCCCGTTCTTCGAGGGGTCGTTCTACGGTATTCAAGATTCGAGCGAGTCGCTGCGTCAGCTTGCCCGCTTGTTGGTTGAACGCGGCGCGCCGACAGATCTGCTCGGGCGCACCGAAGCGGTGATCGCGCGCGAGGAAGCGTGGGCCTGGGCTGCGATCGAGCCGTACAAGCCACGATTCGAAGGCAAGAAGGCCTTGTTGATTACCGGCGGCGTCAAGTCATGGTCGGTCGTTGCGGCACTCCAGGAAGCCGGACTTGAGTTAGTCGGAACCAGTGTGAAGAAATCAACCAGGAAAGACAAGGAGCGCATCAAGGAGCTCATGGGGCAGGATGCCCACATGATCGAGGACATGACGCCGCGCGAAATGTACAAGATGTTGAAGGACGCAAAAGCGGACATCATGCTATCGGGCGGCAAGTCGCAGTTCGTCGCCCTGAAAGCGGCGATGCCCTGGCTCGATATCAACCAGGAGCGTTGCCACGCCTATATGGGCTATGTCGGAATGGTCAAGCTGGTGGAGGAGATCGATAAGTCGCTCTCCAGTCCGATGTGGGAGCAGCTACGTCGACCGGCGCCATGGGAGGCATTGGCCAAGGCGATGGAGCAGATGCAATCGTCAGCGGCTGCGATCGCCTGTGATCCGGCGCTCGCCGAAACCGCGCGCCGCGCCAGGAAGATCTGCGTGTGTAACACGGTCGATCTGGGCACGATCGAGGATGCAATTTACGCGCACGGTCTGAGGAGCGTCGCCGCGGTCAGAGAGCATACCAATGCGGTCGGTGGCTGCTGCCAAAGACGCATCGAAGGTATCTTGTTGTCCGCGCCACCTGCCATGCGACAGGCCGCAGAATAG
- a CDS encoding CCE_0567 family metalloprotein, with protein sequence MSDRETLKAELKKLSVKATQAKMDLHDLSEELPVNWTSIMVVAQKAHNAYAELERKSRDLKATENT encoded by the coding sequence ATGAGCGATCGTGAAACACTGAAGGCAGAACTAAAGAAACTGTCCGTCAAGGCGACACAAGCCAAGATGGATCTGCACGACCTTTCGGAAGAATTGCCCGTCAACTGGACGTCGATCATGGTGGTGGCGCAGAAGGCGCACAACGCCTATGCCGAACTGGAGCGCAAGAGCCGTGATCTGAAGGCGACGGAAAATACCTAA